The DNA sequence GTGTGCCGCCCCGTGACCTGTACCTGCCGCTGCACACGCCCCATCTGTGAGCCCTGCCGCCGCCCAGTCTGCTGTGACCCCTGTGGCCTGCAGGAGGGCTGCTGCCGCCCCATCAGCTGCTGCCCCACGTCCTGCACAACCGTGGTCTGCCACTACCCCGTATGCTGTGACCCCTGCGGTGTGCAGGAGGGCTGCTGCCGCCCCATCAGCTGCTGCCCCACGTCCTGCACGGCCGTGGTCTGCCGCCCCTGCTGCTGGGCCTCCACCTGCTGCCAGCTCATCTTCGTGCAGGCGCCCTGCTGCCGCCCCCCCTGCTGCCAGCCTGCCCCCTGCCGCACCACCTGCAGGACCTCCCCCTGCTGCTGAGATTCCCACTATCCCCACAGAGCAACACACTGGAGCCTAAGCACCTATTCTGCATtttaagaaagtagaaagaaaaataggtatttttcaTAAGGTGACAATAGTCATTTTTACATCCTACCATTTGGATATACAAGCAGATGTCCACAACAGCAGAAGACACTATGGGTAGGTAAATCTCTCTTCAAAACCCCTCAGAGTAGACTCTGCAAACCCATCCTGAACTCTGAGGACTGCTCAAACCCTCCCCGCCATCTTTTGTAAGGTGCTGCTTGCTTGTTTTCAATAAACTAAGTTTTCTTGTAAACTTCCCTGCTCTCTGATTCATTCAGAAGTCCAATGTTTATTAGTGTATGTAGATGATCAGacaagaaacaggaagaaggaagacaaaacaaagaaggtgaggaagacaggagaggaaagggaaaggtgCTAGGAATCCTGGTATGAATCTCGGAAGGTGGTACAGGATGGCTGGGCTAGTCCTCAGACTGCTTACGTGGTTAGGAAATCTGTGCACACAGGGTCCTCCAGGGTCTGTCCACTGCCCACACGTCCAGGTTCATGTCTCAACACCCCCCACCAAGTTTCACTGCAAGTAACACTAAACTCACAGTAAGGGCACACACCATGCAGTTCCGTAGGTCTTTGCTtttgtcatattcttttttttttcttaacatgatcataaatttatttattataatcacttatagaaatggaagggctaagtttttaaaaataattaaagctaATTTCTGTTGGGGTGAATACAATGGTGTTTGTTCTATTAATATTACTTATATCTACATTTACATTACAAATCTAATTTTACATGTGTTAagcatataatataaattaataaataaaagacatgatCAATACAAAACAACAGATGATGCGGTAACTATATAGAGAAACATTAGAGTTTGCAACTTTTTGTGTTAACTTTGgtataatattgttaaaatatacataacacgTTAAACATTTGCTTTTTAAGTAACATGAAAATTCACATAATTTGATCATATTCAAAACTAAACCTTATGAATTAAGATGGAAGAAATCACAAAATATATTGACTATaatgatataaattttttttaaaaatgaaacactaGGAGATTGTAAAAGCtaacttttatttattgctttttgaaGCTTATTTAGTCATACTTAAAACTTTTTGGAGAACAGGAAATGCATATTctgttttcagaatttaaaaacctTCCTAACATCCAATGGCCAGTTCCTAACAAATCCCAACTCATGCAACTATGGAGGAGGAGGCATGGTTCACCATCAGAAAAAGTTACCAACATTGCATACTTTTTCAATCCAACCACAAAATCTCACAATTTATCACCACCATAGTTAACATTTACTTGTTCCCACTCTGGTGATTATGCTCTTGCAGAACATCTGGAGTTCAAATAATAGGACTAAAAAAGCTCACGTGATAAAGATTAGGGACAATCTCTTGTCCAACAAGCTTGGGCTTATTTATGTgctacagcaaaggaaactacgCAACACAGGGGACCAGGGGCATCCCACCCAACAaaggaaatgcttttttttttttttaatgggatttttGAAGAACAtagagtttacataaaattatatgaaatggtATTTTAATGGACTCAAAGCAAAACAGAGGTTTGAGCAAAAGTATTAACATCAGGACTGGGTTGTGATGGAACTTAGGTCCTCTTTCCCTGAAAACTACATAGTTAAGATAAATGAGAACTATCGTACCTTAAAACCTCTTATCTGAAACTCTGCCTTTGGGTTGGCTATTGAggctgtttctctgtgttaaggTGACTAAGATCCT is a window from the Neovison vison isolate M4711 chromosome 5, ASM_NN_V1, whole genome shotgun sequence genome containing:
- the LOC122906267 gene encoding keratin-associated protein 2-3-like, with the translated sequence MSGSCCSSSGCGEGCCQPCCQPCCCRDPCCCRPVSCQTTVCRPVTCTCRCTRPICEPCRRPVCCDPCGLQEGCCRPISCCPTCCPTSCTAVVCRPCCWASTCCQLIFVQAPCCRPPCCQPAPCRTTCRTSPCC